CCACGTCCGTGCCGACGGATCGATCGACTACGCGGTCTACTCGTACAACCAGGGCGCGATGATCGGCGCGAACCTTTGGTTTTACCGGCTGACCGACGACACGCTCTTCCTCGACCGCGCCAATCGCACCGCGCAGGCGGTGATGACATTGGAGGATGGGCGCTGGTTCGACGGTCAGGAGATCGCGTTCAACGCAATCTTCTTTCACTACCTGCTGGACCTGGACGAGGTACAGCCCGACCCGGCTTATCGCGACGCCCTGCTGCGCTACGCCGAGCACATCTGGACCGATCGTCGCGACCCAGCAAGCGGCTTGGCCACAACCTCCGTCCCGCTCACGCTCCTCGATCAGGCGGCGATGGTCAGATTGATGGCGTTGGCGGCTGTGGTCAGCGAATGAACGTGCCGACAGCGCCGGCCTGAATCGGACGGGTTTGGGGAGATTTCTCACGTACACGCTCGAAATGTCGGGGCAAGGGGTGGCTTCCGTACCAGACAGCTCGCCAATGCTGACACGCGATGCCCACTCGATTTGCGATACTCCGTATGCCGACACGGGCAAACGAAGGGACATTCGGGACATGCTCATCGGCGATGTCTTGCAGGGGCAGCGAATTCGCCTCGACGCCATCCACCGCGACGACCTGTCGGCCATCGTGGGCTGGTGGCAGGACAACGCTGCGCTGCGGCACTTTGACGCCATCCCGGCGCGACCGCGCACGCTGGAGCAGGTGCAGCGCTGGGCAGATGCGTACAACGATTCCGACAAGGAGTTCCGATTCGCAGTCCGGCGGCTGAGTGACGAGCAGATCATCGGCGTCATCGAGATCGACGGCATTCTCTGGCATCAGCGTGTCGGCTGGATCAGCCTGATGATCGGGGACGGCGCGCTGCGTGGGCAAGGGTACGGGCAGGAAGCGATGGAAATCGCGATGCGCTTCGCGTTCCACGAGCTAAACCTGCACCGACTGCAACTGTCGGTGTTCGCCTACAACACCAACGCCATCGCGCTGTACGAGCGCTTGGGATTTCAGCGGGAAGGTGCCATGCGCGAATTTATGGAGCGCGATGGGCAACGCTACGACATGCTGCTCTTTGGTCTCCTGCGCAACGAGTGGCAGGCGATGCATGCAGCGAGCACGGAGGCTGACCGTGAGTGATGAGAGGCTGGAAGCACTCCTGCAATTCTTCAGCGCGCTCTCCGATGAATCGCGACTGGCGATTGCCGGAGCGCTCGCGCTGCGGACCGCGACGGTCGATGAGCTGGTCGAGCACAGCGGTCTACGGCGGCAGGATGTCGTCCGACATCTGGGCGTGCTGGCGTCAGCCGGTGTCGTTGAGGCAGAGCCGGACGACCGTACCCGCTGGCGGCTGGCCATACAGCAGATGCGTGACCAGCGCCGGAGCCTGCTCGCGCGAAAGTCGGCTCCGCCCAGCGGTGTTCCAGCGGATGCCTCTGAGCAGGAGCGGCGTGTTCTGGCTACATTCTTCGACGGCGAGCAACTGAAAGAGATCCCGGTCGGGCGCGAGAAGAAGCTGATCGTGCTGCGCTGGCTGGCGAACAGGTTCGAGGACGGCACGCGCTACGATGAGCGTGAGGTCAACGCCATCATCAAACGGCACCATGCCGATGCGGCGACGTTGCGGCGCGAGATGATCGATCATGGATTGATGCAGCGCGAGTCCGGCGTGTACTGGCGGACTGCGGAAACACCGCAGAATGGCTAGCCATCGTTGGCGCTGACCGATCGGCATCGGCATACTCAACGGGATACGTCCGGCCTGCGCGCCGCGTGACGCTTGAACGTGACCACGGGAGGAACGAACGCAATGGGGCTGATGGACGGCAAGAAGTGCCTTGTCATGGGGATCGCAAACCAGCGCTCAATCGCCTGGGGCATCACGCAGGCGCTGCACCGCGAGGGCGCGTCGCTCGCATTCGCCTATGCCGGCGAGCGGATTCGCTCCAACGTTGAGAAGCTGGCCGCCACGCTGGAGACTGACAAGGAGATCCCGATCCTGCCCTGCGATGTTCAGGATACGGCCCAGATCGAAGCCCTCTTCGAGACGCTGAAGGATCACTGGGGCAGCCTGGATGTGTTCGTCCACTCGATCGCCTTCGCGCGGCAGGAGGATCTGTCCGGCACATTCAGCGAGCTGCCGTGGGATGGCTACGCGCTGGCCCAGCACGTATCGGCCTACTCGCTGATCGAGA
This genomic window from Thermomicrobiales bacterium contains:
- a CDS encoding DUF2087 domain-containing protein; amino-acid sequence: MSDERLEALLQFFSALSDESRLAIAGALALRTATVDELVEHSGLRRQDVVRHLGVLASAGVVEAEPDDRTRWRLAIQQMRDQRRSLLARKSAPPSGVPADASEQERRVLATFFDGEQLKEIPVGREKKLIVLRWLANRFEDGTRYDEREVNAIIKRHHADAATLRREMIDHGLMQRESGVYWRTAETPQNG
- a CDS encoding GNAT family N-acetyltransferase; its protein translation is MLIGDVLQGQRIRLDAIHRDDLSAIVGWWQDNAALRHFDAIPARPRTLEQVQRWADAYNDSDKEFRFAVRRLSDEQIIGVIEIDGILWHQRVGWISLMIGDGALRGQGYGQEAMEIAMRFAFHELNLHRLQLSVFAYNTNAIALYERLGFQREGAMREFMERDGQRYDMLLFGLLRNEWQAMHAASTEADRE